In Stenotrophomonas sp. 610A2, one DNA window encodes the following:
- a CDS encoding TorF family putative porin: protein MSLHLFPGQPFSAQAIVARGIAGLALFAGAAFSSNAATVTGSAAIANDYVWRGSSQTQGDAAVQAGFKASAESGWYASVWGSNVEFAPDTHASSELDFVAGWSGGLSDDWALDVNLTHYRYPSTTVDLNWTELNSTVTWKQNYWLQLAYSPDALATDERGIYAQLGARLPVSDTVRLEAAVGHYWLEDAYNDSYTHGQLSGIWAFKAPFELRVTAHATDSAAKRIFPDLAGSRIEAALQASF from the coding sequence ATGTCTCTGCATCTTTTCCCGGGCCAGCCCTTCAGCGCCCAGGCGATTGTCGCCCGCGGTATCGCTGGGCTTGCCCTGTTTGCCGGCGCGGCGTTCAGCAGTAACGCGGCCACCGTCACCGGCTCGGCGGCCATTGCCAACGACTACGTCTGGCGCGGCTCCAGCCAGACCCAAGGCGACGCGGCCGTCCAGGCTGGTTTCAAGGCCAGCGCAGAATCAGGCTGGTACGCATCGGTGTGGGGCTCCAATGTCGAGTTCGCACCGGACACCCATGCCAGCAGCGAACTGGATTTCGTTGCCGGCTGGTCGGGTGGCCTGTCTGATGACTGGGCACTGGACGTCAACCTGACCCATTACCGGTACCCGTCCACCACCGTGGACCTGAACTGGACCGAATTGAACAGCACCGTCACCTGGAAGCAGAACTATTGGCTGCAGCTAGCGTACTCGCCCGACGCGCTGGCCACCGATGAGCGCGGCATCTACGCGCAGCTGGGTGCTCGCCTGCCGGTGAGCGACACCGTGCGTCTGGAGGCAGCGGTCGGCCATTACTGGCTAGAAGACGCCTACAACGACAGCTACACCCACGGCCAGCTCAGCGGGATCTGGGCCTTCAAGGCGCCCTTCGAACTGCGCGTGACCGCCCACGCTACCGATTCGGCGGCCAAGCGCATCTTCCCTGACCTGGCCGGCTCGCGCATCGAAGCCGCACTGCAGGCATCGTTCTGA